In the Carassius gibelio isolate Cgi1373 ecotype wild population from Czech Republic chromosome A2, carGib1.2-hapl.c, whole genome shotgun sequence genome, one interval contains:
- the LOC127938736 gene encoding BTB/POZ domain-containing protein 2 isoform X3, with the protein MATGDNSGRVPCLNFSGPGPLRNSQPSNSSYALAASHGGSVGGGGGSQGVTRRSNPQPGPVSLESPGVASGPPPNLVNSLPPAAAEVGPLPPTASNMTGNPSNNAAMHSSLSAAAVLVYREPVYNWQATKTTVKERFAFLFNNEVLSDVHFLVGKGIGVQRIPAHRFVLAAGSAVFDAMFNGGMATTSTEIELPDVEPAAFLALLKFLYSDEVHIGPETVMTTLYTAKKYAVPALEAQCVEFLKKNLRADNAFMLLTQARLFDEPQLAALCLENIDKNTGDALAAEGFTDIDLGPAQSVILTDREVVSLFLHFTVNPKPRVEFIDRPRCCLRGKECSITRFGQVESRWGYSGTSDRIRISVSRRIFIVGFGLYGSIHGPTDYQVNIQIIHTDSNTVVGQNDTGFSCDGSASTFRVMFKEPVEVLPNVSYTACATLKGPDSHYGTKGMRKVTHESSGSGSKTSFTFCYAAGNNNGTSVEDGQIPEVIFYT; encoded by the exons ATGGCTACCGGAGACAATAGCGGTCGGGTTCCGTGTTTAAATTTCTCCGGACCCGGACCTTTGAGGAACAGCCAACCGAGCAACAGTTCATACGCTTTGGCCGCGAGTCACGGAGGATCGGTTGGAGGCGGCGGAGGCTCTCAGGGCGTAACGAGACGCTCAAATCCCCAACCGGGGCCTGTGAGTTTGGAAAGCCCCGGTGTTGCGTCAGGACCTCCGCCGAACCTGGTGAACTCTCTCCCGCCTGCCGCGGCGGAGGTGGGGCCGCTGCCTCCGACCGCCTCGAACATGACCGGGAACCCGTCTAATAACGCTGCGATGCACTCGTCTCTGTCCGCAGCCGCCGTGCTCGTGTACCGGGAGCCTGTTTATAACTGGCAGGCGACGAAAACCACAGTGAAAGAGAGATTTGCGTTTCTGTTCAATAATGAAGTACTGAGTGATGTTCACTTTCTAGTGGGGAAAGGAATCGGAGTCCAGCGGATACCTGCGCACAG GTTTGTTCTGGCCGCTGGCAGTGCAGTATTCGATGCCATGTTTAATGGAGGCATGGCCACCACATCCACAGAGATCGAGCTTCCTGATGTAGAGCCTGCTGCGTTCCTGGCATTGCTCAA GTTCCTGTACTCCGATGAGGTACACATCGGACCCGAGACAGTGATGACGACTCTCTACACCGCTAAGAAATACGCCGTTCCTGCTCTGGAGGCCCAATGTGTGGAGTTTCTGAAGAAGAACCTGCGCGCAGACAATGCTTTCATGCTGCTCACACAG GCAAGACTGTTCGACGAGCCGCAGCTGGCCGCTCTGTGTCTGGAGAACATCGACAAAAACACCGGAGACGCTCTCGCTGCTGAGGGATTCACCGATATTGATCTGG GTCCTGCTCAGTCGGTCATCCTGACGGACAGAGAGGTGGTGAGTCTGTTCCTGCACTTCACGGTGAATCCTAAACCGCGTGTGGAGTTCATCGACCGGCCGCGCTGCTGTCTGCGAGGGAAAGAGTGCAGCATCACGCGCTTTGGGCAGGTGGAGAGCCGCTGGGGGTACAGCGGGACCAGCGACCGCATCCG GATCTCTGTCAGTCGCAGGATATTCATTGTGGGCTTTGGTCTTTATGGATCCATACACGGACCTACAGACTATCAGGTCAACATACAG ATCATTCACACGGACAGTAACACCGTTGTGGGTCAGAACGACACGGGCTTCAGCTGCGACGGATCGGCCAGCACCTTCAGAGTCATGTTCAAGGAGCCGGTGGAAGTTCTGCCCAACGTCAGTTACACGGCCTGCGCTACGCTAAAG ggtcCAGACTCTCACTACGGCACTAAAGGCATGAGGAAGGTCACGCACGAGTCGTCCGGCTCCGGCTCTAAAACCAGCTTCACCTTCTGCTACGCCGCGGGAAACAACAACGGCACGTCTGTGGAGGACGGCCAGATCCCAGAGGTCATCTTCTACACGTAG
- the LOC127938736 gene encoding BTB/POZ domain-containing protein 2 isoform X1, which yields MATGDNSGRVPCLNFSGPGPLRNSQPSNSSYALAASHGGSVGGGGGSQGVTRRSNPQPGPVSLESPGVASGPPPNLVNSLPPAAAEVGPLPPTASNMTGNPSNNAAMHSSLSAAAVLVYREPVYNWQATKTTVKERFAFLFNNEVLSDVHFLVGKGIGVQRIPAHRFVLAAGSAVFDAMFNGGMATTSTEIELPDVEPAAFLALLKFLYSDEVHIGPETVMTTLYTAKKYAVPALEAQCVEFLKKNLRADNAFMLLTQARLFDEPQLAALCLENIDKNTGDALAAEGFTDIDLDTLVAVLERDTLGVREVHLFGAAVRWAEAEAHRQQLQLTPENKRRVLGKALNLIRFPLMTIEEFAAGPAQSVILTDREVVSLFLHFTVNPKPRVEFIDRPRCCLRGKECSITRFGQVESRWGYSGTSDRIRISVSRRIFIVGFGLYGSIHGPTDYQVNIQIIHTDSNTVVGQNDTGFSCDGSASTFRVMFKEPVEVLPNVSYTACATLKGPDSHYGTKGMRKVTHESSGSGSKTSFTFCYAAGNNNGTSVEDGQIPEVIFYT from the exons ATGGCTACCGGAGACAATAGCGGTCGGGTTCCGTGTTTAAATTTCTCCGGACCCGGACCTTTGAGGAACAGCCAACCGAGCAACAGTTCATACGCTTTGGCCGCGAGTCACGGAGGATCGGTTGGAGGCGGCGGAGGCTCTCAGGGCGTAACGAGACGCTCAAATCCCCAACCGGGGCCTGTGAGTTTGGAAAGCCCCGGTGTTGCGTCAGGACCTCCGCCGAACCTGGTGAACTCTCTCCCGCCTGCCGCGGCGGAGGTGGGGCCGCTGCCTCCGACCGCCTCGAACATGACCGGGAACCCGTCTAATAACGCTGCGATGCACTCGTCTCTGTCCGCAGCCGCCGTGCTCGTGTACCGGGAGCCTGTTTATAACTGGCAGGCGACGAAAACCACAGTGAAAGAGAGATTTGCGTTTCTGTTCAATAATGAAGTACTGAGTGATGTTCACTTTCTAGTGGGGAAAGGAATCGGAGTCCAGCGGATACCTGCGCACAG GTTTGTTCTGGCCGCTGGCAGTGCAGTATTCGATGCCATGTTTAATGGAGGCATGGCCACCACATCCACAGAGATCGAGCTTCCTGATGTAGAGCCTGCTGCGTTCCTGGCATTGCTCAA GTTCCTGTACTCCGATGAGGTACACATCGGACCCGAGACAGTGATGACGACTCTCTACACCGCTAAGAAATACGCCGTTCCTGCTCTGGAGGCCCAATGTGTGGAGTTTCTGAAGAAGAACCTGCGCGCAGACAATGCTTTCATGCTGCTCACACAG GCAAGACTGTTCGACGAGCCGCAGCTGGCCGCTCTGTGTCTGGAGAACATCGACAAAAACACCGGAGACGCTCTCGCTGCTGAGGGATTCACCGATATTGATCTGG ACACGCTGGTGGCGGTGTTGGAGAGAGATACTCTGGGCGTTCGTGAGGTGCATCTGTTCGGAGCCGCGGTGCGCTGGGCAGAAGCGGAGGCTCATCGACAGCAGCTGCAGCTCACGCCGGAGAACAAGAGACGTGTGCTGGGGAAAGCCCTCAATCTCATCCGCTTCCCGCTCATGACCATCGAGGAGTTCGCCGCAG GTCCTGCTCAGTCGGTCATCCTGACGGACAGAGAGGTGGTGAGTCTGTTCCTGCACTTCACGGTGAATCCTAAACCGCGTGTGGAGTTCATCGACCGGCCGCGCTGCTGTCTGCGAGGGAAAGAGTGCAGCATCACGCGCTTTGGGCAGGTGGAGAGCCGCTGGGGGTACAGCGGGACCAGCGACCGCATCCG GATCTCTGTCAGTCGCAGGATATTCATTGTGGGCTTTGGTCTTTATGGATCCATACACGGACCTACAGACTATCAGGTCAACATACAG ATCATTCACACGGACAGTAACACCGTTGTGGGTCAGAACGACACGGGCTTCAGCTGCGACGGATCGGCCAGCACCTTCAGAGTCATGTTCAAGGAGCCGGTGGAAGTTCTGCCCAACGTCAGTTACACGGCCTGCGCTACGCTAAAG ggtcCAGACTCTCACTACGGCACTAAAGGCATGAGGAAGGTCACGCACGAGTCGTCCGGCTCCGGCTCTAAAACCAGCTTCACCTTCTGCTACGCCGCGGGAAACAACAACGGCACGTCTGTGGAGGACGGCCAGATCCCAGAGGTCATCTTCTACACGTAG
- the LOC127938736 gene encoding BTB/POZ domain-containing protein 2 isoform X2 — translation MATGDNSGRVPCLNFSGPGPLRNSQPSNSSYALAASHGGSVGGGGGSQGVTRRSNPQPGPVSLESPGVASGPPPNLVNSLPPAAAEVGPLPPTASNMTGNPSNNAAMHSSLSAAAVLVYREPVYNWQATKTTVKERFAFLFNNEVLSDVHFLVGKGIGVQRIPAHRFLYSDEVHIGPETVMTTLYTAKKYAVPALEAQCVEFLKKNLRADNAFMLLTQARLFDEPQLAALCLENIDKNTGDALAAEGFTDIDLDTLVAVLERDTLGVREVHLFGAAVRWAEAEAHRQQLQLTPENKRRVLGKALNLIRFPLMTIEEFAAGPAQSVILTDREVVSLFLHFTVNPKPRVEFIDRPRCCLRGKECSITRFGQVESRWGYSGTSDRIRISVSRRIFIVGFGLYGSIHGPTDYQVNIQIIHTDSNTVVGQNDTGFSCDGSASTFRVMFKEPVEVLPNVSYTACATLKGPDSHYGTKGMRKVTHESSGSGSKTSFTFCYAAGNNNGTSVEDGQIPEVIFYT, via the exons ATGGCTACCGGAGACAATAGCGGTCGGGTTCCGTGTTTAAATTTCTCCGGACCCGGACCTTTGAGGAACAGCCAACCGAGCAACAGTTCATACGCTTTGGCCGCGAGTCACGGAGGATCGGTTGGAGGCGGCGGAGGCTCTCAGGGCGTAACGAGACGCTCAAATCCCCAACCGGGGCCTGTGAGTTTGGAAAGCCCCGGTGTTGCGTCAGGACCTCCGCCGAACCTGGTGAACTCTCTCCCGCCTGCCGCGGCGGAGGTGGGGCCGCTGCCTCCGACCGCCTCGAACATGACCGGGAACCCGTCTAATAACGCTGCGATGCACTCGTCTCTGTCCGCAGCCGCCGTGCTCGTGTACCGGGAGCCTGTTTATAACTGGCAGGCGACGAAAACCACAGTGAAAGAGAGATTTGCGTTTCTGTTCAATAATGAAGTACTGAGTGATGTTCACTTTCTAGTGGGGAAAGGAATCGGAGTCCAGCGGATACCTGCGCACAG GTTCCTGTACTCCGATGAGGTACACATCGGACCCGAGACAGTGATGACGACTCTCTACACCGCTAAGAAATACGCCGTTCCTGCTCTGGAGGCCCAATGTGTGGAGTTTCTGAAGAAGAACCTGCGCGCAGACAATGCTTTCATGCTGCTCACACAG GCAAGACTGTTCGACGAGCCGCAGCTGGCCGCTCTGTGTCTGGAGAACATCGACAAAAACACCGGAGACGCTCTCGCTGCTGAGGGATTCACCGATATTGATCTGG ACACGCTGGTGGCGGTGTTGGAGAGAGATACTCTGGGCGTTCGTGAGGTGCATCTGTTCGGAGCCGCGGTGCGCTGGGCAGAAGCGGAGGCTCATCGACAGCAGCTGCAGCTCACGCCGGAGAACAAGAGACGTGTGCTGGGGAAAGCCCTCAATCTCATCCGCTTCCCGCTCATGACCATCGAGGAGTTCGCCGCAG GTCCTGCTCAGTCGGTCATCCTGACGGACAGAGAGGTGGTGAGTCTGTTCCTGCACTTCACGGTGAATCCTAAACCGCGTGTGGAGTTCATCGACCGGCCGCGCTGCTGTCTGCGAGGGAAAGAGTGCAGCATCACGCGCTTTGGGCAGGTGGAGAGCCGCTGGGGGTACAGCGGGACCAGCGACCGCATCCG GATCTCTGTCAGTCGCAGGATATTCATTGTGGGCTTTGGTCTTTATGGATCCATACACGGACCTACAGACTATCAGGTCAACATACAG ATCATTCACACGGACAGTAACACCGTTGTGGGTCAGAACGACACGGGCTTCAGCTGCGACGGATCGGCCAGCACCTTCAGAGTCATGTTCAAGGAGCCGGTGGAAGTTCTGCCCAACGTCAGTTACACGGCCTGCGCTACGCTAAAG ggtcCAGACTCTCACTACGGCACTAAAGGCATGAGGAAGGTCACGCACGAGTCGTCCGGCTCCGGCTCTAAAACCAGCTTCACCTTCTGCTACGCCGCGGGAAACAACAACGGCACGTCTGTGGAGGACGGCCAGATCCCAGAGGTCATCTTCTACACGTAG